In Halobacterium noricense, the genomic stretch CGAACTCGTCGTAGGCCCCGTTGATGTGGTCCTCGATGTCGAAGGACTCCTCGATGGCCTCCTCCGTGGTGACGTCGCCACCGAGTTCCAGCATCACGGAGTCGGTGTTGTGCAGGACGATTCCGCCGACTGCGTCGACGAAGTTGTCGTTCTCCGCGACGCTGAGGTCGTACACGTAGCCGTCGTGTTCGGCTTCGCTGACGACCGGGTCGCGGCCTGACCGGTAGTAGTCGCAGGTCCGAATCGTGTACGAGTCCTTCTCGTCCCTGTATTTGAGTGAGTGCTTCTCTCCGCGTTGTGTGAGCAGCATCGACAGTCCGGCAGCCAGTTCCCGGCTCGTCGTCTCGAAGTCGAAGTTCCGCTCGCAGTACTCGTCGCTGTAGCGTGGGAACTTCCTCGACCCGTCTCCCTCCACGAGAACGTCGAGGAACAACTCCTGGAGGTCGTCGTCGAGGTGGTAGATGAACGACGGGATGCGCTTCTCGCGTGACGTCTGTCCGGCGAACTCCCGGAAGAACACTGCCGAGAGTTCGTTCATCATCTGGAGTTTCTGCGTCGTGTCGTCGTACGACACCTCACTCTCGCCGTCCGCGATGCTGTATCCAACTGTTCGTTCGTTGCTCGAATCGCTCTCGATCACGCTAACTGTCGCGTTCTCGAACAGCCTGTCGTAGTCTTCCTGCAGCCCTTCGAGCCAGGGACGCCGGGATTCGGCGATGCTCGCTCCGAACTTCGATTCGGCGGTCTCCGTTGTCGTGGCGCTTCCCTCGGTGACGTACGCAGCGAGGAGCCGGACCAGTGCCCGACCGTCCTCGCTGTGCAGGTCGACGTGGCGCTTGACCTTGATCGTGGAGTCAAGGCTGCCGTGGTGCTCGTGGCCAAACCAGACGTACTCGTCGTCGGCGTGGACGCGTTTCACTTTCTGCTCGGCGTCGGCCGACCCGACGCTACGGCCGTCCTCGTAGGTCCGCGTGTACCCCGACAGCACCTCGTACACGTCGAGCTCGGATACTTCCGCAACGTCCGCAAATCCGGGGATACGGAGCGGCTCCGAGACGTCTTCCGGCGACGCCTCCACGTATTCGTTCCCGTCCTCGACGACGTACGAATGGTCGCGCGTGGTCGTGGACTCACCGAACTTGTGCTGGAGGTTCACGACCGGCTTGTCCGTTTCGTGGCGAATCGCCTGCTGAATCGGCTGCCACTCCGGTTCGCCGTCGTCGCTCAGTGACAGGGCGTCCCAACCGTCGAGTGACCGCCTCGTCTTTCCAGGTGTTGCACTCGCGACGACACCCCCGTCCGCCGCGATGAGGACTTCGGTCTCCGTCTCGCCGCGCTCGAAGAGGTCTTCGATAGGGAGAATGCGGATGCGTCCGTTCGGGTCCCGCGAGACGACCGGCCGGTCGCCGGTGACGCTATCCCCGTACGCGACCTCGTGGCCGACCTCGTTGGCGGCTTCCTCCGTGAACGAGATGACTTCCCGGCCCGTCGCGGTGACCGCCGCGCCCATCTCCTTGTCGTAGAGGCGGAAGCGCTCCCAGCCCAGCACGCCGTAGAGGCTGTTCATGATGACTTTGACTGCGGCCTGCTGGCGGTCGTAGCGGTCGTAGTCCTCGCTCTCCGGGTCGTGCTCGTTGCGGGCGGCCTTCTTCTGCTCGCGCTCAGCGAGCGTCTCGTCGATGATTTCGCGGATGATGCCGTCCGGCTCCTTCCGGAAGTGCGTCCCGTTGGGCGCGCGGTACGTCTCCCCGCTGTAGCTGTCGGGGTCGACTTTCGTCTCCGGTGACGCGTTCGTCGTCACCATGCACATCGGGTAGAGGCTCTTCAGGTCGAGCACGGTGACGTTCTCGCGGACGCCCGTAATCGGGTCGAACACCGCGCCGCCCTCGTAGTCCTCGGACTCCTGCTGGCCCTTCGACGGCAGCACGAACCGGCCGTACGCCTTGTGCAGGATGTACACGTCCACCGCGTCCCCGGGCGTGGTGGCGTCTTCGAGCTTGCAGCCGACGAACTCCGCGACTTCCTTCCAGAACGGGACGATGTTCTGCTTGCGG encodes the following:
- a CDS encoding DNA polymerase domain-containing protein, which codes for MEDTDLSEFIHEGSDADGDAADVPDDTVRAEAEVVAGDGDPVVNEIVSAEADALPDADGDAELMVTQVDYTVEGDGDRERPVVHVFGRTADNTAEHVRVHGFRPYFYAPTDSIDEDDLAQDAITGSEETDENGDPYESIRGEKLTKIFGRTPRDVGNVRDRFEHYEADILFPNRLLIDKDVTSGMRVPERRADDGAVYVHHDEIETCEVDADVRVNTFDIEVDDRSGFPEEGEEPILCLTSHDSYDDEYIAWLYEAPDATAPSPDELVDHDLMDENADLEVRAFDTEEAMHEAFVDYIEETDPDVTTGWNFDDFDAPYYIDRLDELDPYTDHDLDSDRLSRVDEVWTSGWGGPNVKGRVVFDLLYGYQRMQRSELDSYRLDAVGEKELDAGKERYTGDIGDLWENDPERLLEYNVRDVELCVEIDRKQNIVPFWKEVAEFVGCKLEDATTPGDAVDVYILHKAYGRFVLPSKGQQESEDYEGGAVFDPITGVRENVTVLDLKSLYPMCMVTTNASPETKVDPDSYSGETYRAPNGTHFRKEPDGIIREIIDETLAEREQKKAARNEHDPESEDYDRYDRQQAAVKVIMNSLYGVLGWERFRLYDKEMGAAVTATGREVISFTEEAANEVGHEVAYGDSVTGDRPVVSRDPNGRIRILPIEDLFERGETETEVLIAADGGVVASATPGKTRRSLDGWDALSLSDDGEPEWQPIQQAIRHETDKPVVNLQHKFGESTTTRDHSYVVEDGNEYVEASPEDVSEPLRIPGFADVAEVSELDVYEVLSGYTRTYEDGRSVGSADAEQKVKRVHADDEYVWFGHEHHGSLDSTIKVKRHVDLHSEDGRALVRLLAAYVTEGSATTTETAESKFGASIAESRRPWLEGLQEDYDRLFENATVSVIESDSSNERTVGYSIADGESEVSYDDTTQKLQMMNELSAVFFREFAGQTSREKRIPSFIYHLDDDLQELFLDVLVEGDGSRKFPRYSDEYCERNFDFETTSRELAAGLSMLLTQRGEKHSLKYRDEKDSYTIRTCDYYRSGRDPVVSEAEHDGYVYDLSVAENDNFVDAVGGIVLHNTDSVMLELGGDVTTEEAIEESFDIEDHINGAYDEFASGELNADEHRFQIEFEKLYRRFFQAGKKKRYAGHIVWKEGKDVDDIDITGFEYQRSDIAPITKRVQKRVIELIVKEGDVDAVEEYVHDVIEEYQDGDVDLDDIGIPGGIGKRLNNYDTDTAQVRGAKYANLLLGTNFQRGSKPKRVYLQKVHPEFFRELEGENPDIRDDPLYVEFKTDHDVICYEYADQIPESFEIDYDVMLDKTLKGPIERILEALDISWDEVKSGQTQTGLGNFM